A single Natrinema pellirubrum DSM 15624 DNA region contains:
- a CDS encoding ArsR/SmtB family transcription factor, with protein sequence MSDSESASRSDPALGAVSSETERSIDIDALLTVLAEEYTTEILAAVGTGSVPAREIADETGASRPTVYRRLNRLEAIGVLETTMVPSPGGQRRQAFELVLEEVEVPLVADVDAVADGS encoded by the coding sequence ATGTCCGATTCCGAATCCGCGTCACGATCCGATCCCGCGCTCGGGGCCGTCTCGAGCGAAACAGAGCGTTCGATCGATATCGATGCCCTCCTCACAGTACTGGCTGAAGAATACACGACAGAGATTCTTGCGGCAGTAGGCACGGGATCCGTCCCTGCCCGCGAGATCGCAGACGAGACAGGCGCTTCCCGTCCGACCGTGTATCGGCGTCTCAACCGACTCGAGGCGATCGGGGTCCTCGAGACGACGATGGTTCCGTCCCCCGGCGGACAACGCCGGCAGGCGTTCGAACTCGTTCTCGAAGAAGTCGAGGTCCCACTCGTGGCCGATGTGGACGCAGTTGCAGACGGGAGCTGA
- a CDS encoding ArsR/SmtB family transcription factor has translation MIDTETALDLLSDDHARRLLDELDGNPLSATELAERTDSSRATVYRRLDSLEDAGLVRSAMSVRADGHHRQRYHVAVDRVRLEFDSDGLAIEASDHVERDRNIDPPLHS, from the coding sequence GTGATAGACACGGAGACAGCGCTCGACCTCCTGAGCGACGATCACGCCCGGCGTCTCCTGGACGAACTCGACGGGAACCCGCTCTCGGCGACGGAGTTGGCAGAGCGCACGGACAGTTCCCGTGCGACCGTATACCGCCGACTGGACAGCCTCGAGGACGCGGGACTCGTCCGGAGCGCGATGAGCGTCCGGGCGGACGGTCACCACCGGCAGCGATATCACGTCGCAGTCGATCGAGTGCGACTCGAGTTCGACAGCGATGGACTCGCGATAGAAGCGAGCGATCACGTCGAACGCGACCGCAACATCGACCCGCCTCTGCATAGCTAG